One genomic window of Cucumis sativus cultivar 9930 unplaced genomic scaffold, Cucumber_9930_V3 scaffold125, whole genome shotgun sequence includes the following:
- the LOC116405612 gene encoding E3 ubiquitin-protein ligase UPL6-like — protein MSALSEVDLRGSIRVSFVNEFGVEEAGIDGGGIFKDVMENITRAAFDVQYGLFKQIADHLLYPNPGSGMIHEQHLQFFHFLEVLLAKVMFEGILVDILFATFFLSKLKQKYDSKVLIF, from the exons ATGAGTGCATTGTCTGAAGTTGATCTTCGAGGATCG ATACGTGtgtcttttgttaatgaatttggAGTTGAGGAGGCAGGAATTGATGGTGgtggtatttttaaagatgtcaTGGAGAACATTACACGGGCAGCCTTTGACGTGCAGTATGGTTTATTTAAG CAAATTGCTGACCATTTGCTCTACCCCAATCCTGGTTCGGGAATGATACATGAGCAACATCTccagtttttccatttcctcgaAGTTCTTTTGGCAAAG GTCATGTTTGAAGGAAttcttgttgatatactttttgcaacattcttcttgagcaagttaaaacagaa ATACGACAGCAAAGTTCTCATTTTTTGA